From Eremothecium sinecaudum strain ATCC 58844 chromosome III, complete sequence:
CCAATTTGGTTCATACAAAACTGTCTCTTTGTATTATGTACCGAATCGATATATTTACATAATAAAAATTGCTTATGTTCCCAAAACACAACTACTTAACGTAAAGCACACAAAGATACAACGTAAAAGCAAGCTCCATCTGGAAATTGATTTTTTTTCGGCTAGGAATTCTTTATTGCTTTAAGGAATCTATAGATCCCAAAATTGCAGCTGCAATGTCAAAATTTGGGTCTTCAAGATCGAACTTCGTGTTCTCAACATTAGCCTGCTTCTTTGGAGGAGGATTTAGCTTCTTATACTCAGTCTTGGCTTTTTCAACCAACTCCAATTCATGTTGCAATTTTTTATTAGCAGCTTCATCTTTTGCACTGGCCTTTAAAGACCAGTCGTTTTTCACACCTACAGCAATGCCCAAAGCTAATGCTGAGTATCTCAAAACATTCAATGTTGACATATTTGAATCCTTAAAACAACTTAATTGATGCCTGGAGCGAAGAGCGGTTGGTTATATCAATTACAGATTGTATGAATAGTATGAGAGATCTCAATTGGCTAGCAAAAAATTAGCTAATAATGGGTTCGTAAAATGTGATGACTATAAAAGCGCTTAGAAGCTTCATTGATCTAATTTAACATTATTAGAGAGTAAACATTGGTGTTTGCTGTAGTAGAAGCTCGTGTATCTCTTGCTTTAGCCTATAAAAATGCTCAGCATGTTAATTAGTGTCAGGTCTACTAGATATGCTAGAAGTATGTTCGTTATCCTTCTGTCACTGATAGGCCATTTAATACTAACAAGATTAGGCTTTTACCAGTCAACCTCTCGGCGTTTCTTTACATATTCGTCCCCTAAGTCGTCATATGGCTCCCAATCTTCGGGAGATGCATCTGGCGCAAGCTACTTTACCTACCAGGTAGCTGTTGCATACCAGGCGAAGGATCGCCGCGAGCCCATCTATGGGAACGTTAAACTAGCCTCGCTTACTGGAGAAGATAATTACTTTATTGCTAAAAAATCCAATAATAGGCTAATTGCCGGTGTTGCTGACGGTGTTGGAGGCTGGGCAGAGCATGGTTACGACTCTAGTGCAATTTCTCGTGAGTTGTGCAATGTTTTGAAGGAGATTTCTTTGAGCGACTCGAAGACCTTGCCGCCTAAAAAATTGCTAGATGAGGCTTACAAAAAGATAGTGGAGGAAGAGATAGTAAAGGTAGGAGGAACTACGGCAATTATTGCCGATTTTGGACCTGATGGGCAGATGAAAGTTGCAAATTTGGGTGATTCTTGGTGTGGTGTGTTCCGAGACAGCCAGCTTGTGTTTGAGACGGTTTTCCAGACCGTTGCGTTCAATGCTCCATATCAGTTAGCAATTATCCCTGACGATGTACGCAAAACTGCTAGAAAGCGTGGTGGTTCTTTCATTGAAAACAGTCCTAACGATGCTGATGAATATGTTTTCCAATTGAAGCCCAATGACATTATTATATTGGCTACAGACGGCGTCACAGATAATATCGACCGAAAAGACATGGAAATTTTTATCAAAGATCGTGAAGGCATTAATGACTTGCAAGCAGCAACTGATGAGTTCGTATCTAAGGTTGCGGAGCTAAGTAAAAATAAAATGTTCCCAAGTGTGTTTTCTCAGGAAGTTTCGAAATTGACCGGCAAACCATATCTTGGAGGTAAAGAAGATGATATCACTGTTGTTGCAGTAAAGGTGAATTAAGCtatataataatatatcAAAAGAAAGAATAAAAATCAAGGAAGGTATGACCCCCCCCCATCTATGGTTCCTATTATTCGAAATTTCTACTTAATACAATTTTTTTAATGCGTTCTCTTTCACTCTTCAACCGTTGTTCTCCTTCCAAAGCGTCGCTGACGAATTTTACATTATCTGGGAGGGCAATTGAACGTGCCTGAGTTTTCTTTCCGCTCTTATTAAGGAATGTAAAAGCTACTTTGCCTGGTTTATCCTCGGAGTTGCGGTCTCCAGCCCCACTTCTATCGTATGTGTTAATTCCAGATGCTAGAATAGGAATACTATTCATCGAAACCTTTTCATTTTTGCGAGACTCCAATGCTTGTTGCATTACTAGTTGATATTGCTTTTCCATTTCTTCCTCTGCCTTAAGATCGTCGTAGGACAATGTTTCTTTTCCGTATTCTTCCTCAATCCTCTTCTTTTCTAGGTCTCTAGTAACTATAAAAGCGTCGTCAGAATCGTCACTGTTTTCATTACTCTCAACTTCTACTTGTGAATCACTGTTAAAGTTGTCATTATAATTTGGTGAATTATTTTGTGCATCTACTTCTTGATTGTCACTGGAGTCATCATCACTGGAATCATTCTCACTTACATCCACAGTTACGGGTTCATcgttttcttcttcttgctcttcaTGGGTGGCTTTCTTAACACCCATCTGTTTTAACGTTTCTTCCAACCGCTGAACACAGTCGGAAATGTCCGTGGCTCTTTCGAAATTTAAAGTTGAAGCATAACTGTCAAAAATGTTAGAAACACAAGCCTCTATGTCTTTGGGCAAAGGATTGCTTTTTGTTAGAATGTAGTATTCGAAAAACCTTAGAAAGAGAGGAAACTTCTTCTCCCAGTTGGGAGTCGTCTTTTCCATATTTGAAATAATGGTGGATATTAATCTTATACGGAAGTAGTCATCTGGTAGATCATACGGATTAATGTATGATGCGGTAGGTCGACCATTTGGATAGCCATACTTTAAGATATGATACATGGTCTCTAGAATCACTTCACTTCTAACCATACCGTAGTTAAAAATCCAGGACATATAAGTAACTTGTGCAATTTGTTTCATATTATAGCTATCCTCATTGATTTCGAGGTTACGCTCGATATTTTCCAATATTGCGTCCACAGTACGCACAACAAATTCTCTACGATATAAATAAATGGACGCTAGACATTCAGCCATGAGAGATATCGACTGGTAACCAATCTTGTGGGGTTTTGTAAATAAAGACAACAGGGTCTTGTAAACATCCTCGTCTTTCCAATTTGCTCTCTTCAACAGTGCTGTAGTTTTTTTAAAACCTACCAAATGAAGTTCCTTCCTTATGAGAGCCCTGTAAAACCTCTGCTCGACTGTCAGGGTCTTACCTTGAAGGCTTGAAGAACTTAACTTTGGAGGATATATTAACAGTATTAAGTTCTCCAATGCATTTTTGCACGTTAGTGGTAACCTGTGatcttttttcttttccCTGATAAGCTCCATCATGTTTGCCATCTGTGCACTATATTCTGGGTTGTTGTTCAAAAACCGACCAAGGTTTTCAAAAAACACAGTTAGTATCTCTATGTTATATGGCAGTAGTAGATTCATGACAAGAACTCTGATCTTATACAGAATAATGAACTTCGGTACTAAACCAAATTTTACCATCTCGCAGAAATAGTTAATATGCTTCACATTAATCCTATGGTTATGGAATTGGGTTTTAAGGGCACTGTCCAAATACTCTACTATTTCATCTTTCACGTCAGGCATTAAGTTCACATTCGTTGCGAGAAACCTTGCATAAAGTCTTAGTTTATTCATGTCTTCCTGTTCTGTAAAAACTTTAACAAGCCTCTTGCGAGTTGCTTTGTTATCCAAAGAGGCAGACCAATATCGTTCTGATAATTTATCGATCATTTCCTTCGTTTCACATTCCTCCAAATCAGAAAAGAATTTGTTAAGCTTCTTAGTAGTAGGCGAATTGGAATTAGCAAGTTCTATACCAGGTTTGGAAATTGATGGTAAATCCTCATAGAATTTCCTTATTTCTTCACTAGACCACAAATTAGCACTATTATTTTTAACTGGAGTGGTTATTACAGTCTTAACCTCCTCCGATTCTATCTCGTAATTTATATCTGCCAGTTCCGGTAACTGAAGATTGTAGTATTCTGCCAGGACATCAGCAGCTGCTTTGTACCGTTCAAAAACCGGTCTCATATCCTTGTATTGTACCGCATATTCATCAAATAGTTTACCAGTACGTATTTGAGCTTTCTGATGCTCTTTCCGTAGCTTATTCAGTTTCCTACTCAATTCTGCGGTTCTTTTAAGCACATTATCAGCTAGTGCCGTAAAAAGTTCTTTCAATGATGTCTTCAAGCTGTCATGATGAATAAATTCATCTAATGATGTATCATCCTCTATACAAAGGCCCGGATACCTTTTAATAAACGTTATAGCAAGACTTAACCTGATCCCGTTCTTATGATTGTATGCTATCGTATATTTTAGAATATTAGCCAAAGGCAATGCTGTGTTTCTGGTTAGAAAATTGGGCAACCTTTCCCCTGGAACTTCGTCCATATGATTAAAGAGACCTAGAAGGTACAGTTCTGTGAAGAGTTTTAACAACGCTTTCAAGTGATTCACCCGATTGAGTTCTTCCTTTTCACCTTCAATATCATCCACCGGGTGCAAAAAATTACAGACAAACAATTCCATTAACTTAATCGTAAAGCTACTACCAAATCTTTGGTGTAATGCACTAACCACCTCAACTGCGGCTAGCAAATCTTCATTTTTCCCCGATAGTTTTGATAAGCTTTCATTTGTTCCTGCAATAACCTCTGATAGGTATTTTTCTAATAGTACTTCACCTATGTCTTTAAGTAGTAAATCCTTAGAATCTTTTGTAATACCTAACTTTAGCTTTTTAATAAAGCCAGTATTCCTCTTTATACTTGAATCAAGCTTATTAGATCTATTGGGATACACGTCTACACCATGCCAAGCTTCACAGTTTAACTTTAGCAATTGTAACCTTTGCTCTTTCTGATAAAGTAAGTTAGTAGAGGAAATTGAAGCACTAGCAGTTGAATTGTACCACATACGTCCATTATAAGTTAATCCAGGGGAACAGAATTGATTCCTACCTATATTTTATAGTATTATGGTTCAATTGCGTAGCTAAAACCATTGTCTTCGAAACCTATTTATTAATAACCTTGAGTTTATCATTATTAACGATGTTTAAAGATGATCGAATATGATGAATGTTGCGAAATTCAATTAAACCCTTCATCTCCCAGTTTGTTCTCTATATCATTTATCTGTGTTTCGAGCTCTGCTATATTCTGCTTAAGGGTGATtatttcatcaaatttTCTCTGTTTTGTAGCAGCAAGAACTAAACCCTCCACTATGAATTTCTGTTCCTTTAGAACCATAAGTTGTTCCCTATAGCTCTTGACCTCCGGAATAGTTAGGTTGTTGAAGAGTAATTGACCCTTTTTATCCTCCGATTCTACGTAAGGAGGAGGGGGAGCTAATACCTGTGGAACATTCTTCAAAGGTAACATATTCTCTTGAATAAAGATGGTTGCCTTGGCTTGTATGGAAGCATGGATCTTCTGTTCTGCCGCATTGGTTGGTTTTGTATGGAAGAGTTGCTTTGCAAGCTTCTCATATACCATAAAAGTCTCTAATAGTCTTCTTCTGAGTTTTGTGAGTTCTTCTATATCGTTTTTCTCTGGATTTTGATTTTTGATATTCACGGTTGTCAACAATTGCTTAAACCGGGGAAGTATCCTTGTTATTATCCTTGATATTGTGTCCAGTTCGTTGAACTTTGAAAGTAAAGGCGGTAGTTCCTTAGACACCTTGTCATTTTGGAATGATCTTTTCGCAAAAACGTACCTTATACAGTCAGTGCATACCTTCAGCGTGGTGTTGACTTTCTTTGCACTTTCGAGGTCCTTGATAGGTAAATGCAACGCTGAATTCGCAATCTTATGGATAGGTATATCGTTAGAGCAATTGGTGAAGGCATTGTCACAAACAAGCCTTCCACACAGTCTGCAATGATGTTTTCGCAGCAGCAGGTTGAAGTACCGCTCACACATGGAGCACTTGGAAGATGTTTCATCTGTACGCCATGGAGTAACTGCTCTTTCAAAGGTTGAAAGCTCCCGGTTTACTCTTATAGAGGAGAAGGTTGAATCTTCGTGTTTCTTGTTAATGTCTACTATCCCATCAACTAGTCGTATAAGGCGGGCCTCTAGTTGCAAAACACGAAGCTCTGTATCCTCATTCTTCGCATTACGCATCTCTACATATGTTCTTGACAAATCGGTAGCCTGCCCGTAGTCATTATAGCCCTTTCTATCCTCCATGCACTCTCTACAGCATGCAAACCATTCTCCATTTATCGGGTCATAGGTAGCATTTTTATTCAACATCACCAAAAAACCGCAATCACGTTTGCAAAACACCTCTCCACATTTCGCACAGTTCATCATTCCATTATTAGCATTGAGGACTTTCTTACAAGCAAAACAAGTGGACTTCCACGGCTGAATTGGCTGCCAATGTGATTGGTTTATAAGGGGCCTTACTTTACCATCTGGTCTATCAACATTCTTCGAGGAGCCATATCTGGCCTGCTTAACCCTCTTGGGAGCATTATTAGCCTTAGAATTTGATTGTTCATCGTTGAAACCGTGCGCAACATCCAAGTGCATATTTAGGGAAGCTAACCCTTTAATATCCTCATTACATACTGGACATTGGTATAACTCGTCTGAGCCGTTACTCCCATTAACGCTATTAGAACCTTCCCTATCATCGCTACCACCAGCTTCCGACATACCGTTTATTATGAGGTACCCTTTCAATGAGTTTATAAATTCTACGGTGAAGGTTTTTTTATTACTGATATTAGCAATTTAATATTGTGCTAAGCAGCTAACATAATACAACTGGTTAATGGTAATTCAAGAGAAAGCTATTAGGTTCATGTTTCATAATGGGAGACGTGATTCTATCTATTATAGTACTTCTCACATTTACCATCGTCTTCAATCGATGCTATAAAGTGCTATGGTATAAGCTGCCGCGTTTGTTCGAACTTACTGGAACGACGGAAGCGTCTAATGAATACTCAGAAATGACAAATGGTATAACTCGAAATGATAATAAATTCCTTTACAAGTTTCATACTGAATATTCATTGTCATCAGCCACTGTATCCAACTTCATTAGGGTAATTGTTTCAGGGACATTCGGATTATGTATTGTAGCCATAGAAATTGTTATTTGGCAAATTAAAACGGCTGATGACGAGTATAAAGGAGGTATATTGACTACTTGGTTATGGCCTATATTAATTCTATTACTTTCATTATCTTTAATATTGGTTCAGCCATTTTGTATTCTGATTACTTTGTTTGATAAGTTTCTGGACTGGAGATGGAATGTTAAACCGCTTTTGGTTCCAAGTTGTTTAGCTACGATAACTTGGATCTTTCTCCTGCATTATGTGACTTTAGGTcctttttattttactgGGAATTTATTAACGAAGCTTTCTATTCTGGGGGTTACAATAATGAGTACTTTATCGGGAGTTGCATCCATTTCTACACTGTACTACGTGGTTATGTTCTTTATAGACGGGAATGAGAATGCTGCCACGATGTTGAATAATGTGTACCATCGCGTGGCTTTTAATTTTGTTGGCACTGCAAAGTTGAGGGAGAGGATGGCTAACCATAAGGCCGCTGTTGAGGAAAGTATTGCTGTGATGAAGGAAGTAAATGATCCATCTAGTGTGCATGATTCACTGATCCGGGAGCAGTTGATAGAGAAGATTGCTTGGTATCAATTGGAAATTTCTAGGATAGAGAAACTCTTACAGGAGTCAAGAGAGGTACGTTTAGCGAAACGAATGTTCCATTGTGTGTTTCTACTGTACTGCACATATAAGCTGATCTCGACATTTTTTATAAGGTTGCCAACGATAATATTTCATGCATTTAAGTTCCCATCAGACTACAATTATGAAAACCTATACGAGGGTCCTGAAGCTAATACTGGTGATCCCCTCGCCGTGACTCTAGCGAATATCTTCGACTTTTTTATCTTCAGATTTACACACCAGCAGGATTTGGATGCTCTGACAAAGCAAGTTTCACTTCTTCTTTCAATCAGTTTGTTCATATGCTCACTGTCGACTGTCACGACCACTATCTCGTATCTTCTAACTTTGCTTCCTATGAAGCTTCAACTATTGACATTATCCACACTACAAGACAATAATGTAGCAACTCTACCTGTTACTACACGTGAACCGGAAAATAAGTGTACTGGAAATCCTTCTATCATTAAGAATTTGATAGTATCCGAACTAACTGGTGTTTATATTATTTCTACGATTTTAATGGTGCGGTCCAATTTGCCTTATGATGTATCAAAAAGATTAAATGAACTGTTGGGCGAGAAGTTCGCCGTACCGGACATAGTGATTGACGTGTGGTTTGACAAAGTGTTTGCACTGAGTTCGATACTAACATTCACTGGGATTGTGATAGCCGGCGTAGCTATTAAAAAGACTTTATAAATTAATAGAAATCTTAAATAAAAGGTGTACAAAATAATACATGATACAAACGCCAAGGTTCTTCCTTGTCGATTAAATGACTTACTCGTTGGTTAAAAACGCAATTTTTGTTGTTGGAATGAAGGTGGTTGTGTAACCATAAATGCAGGCCTCTCTATAATTGCTATTTCATTTTCAGAGAGTAATGCGGCGAATAATATAGGCCTATATTTGTCAGTAAAGAAAAAGTTCGCACTGTTCTTGTTTTCCAATTGTAAATTGCCGTGTGGCTTCGAGCCATCTGATTTACTGAGAAACTCTTCCGCCAGTTCTAAATCatcgtcttcttcttcagcagCTCCATCGTTGATGAAATTGCTCTCATCGTTAATAGTCAAACCATCACGAGTATGTTTCTTCGCTTTCTTTCTCTTGCTGACAGGTAGATCAATACTGAGATCTAAGCTTGCCAACCAGGAAGCCCCCCAAAACCAGACCTTGTTTTTGTTTTGCATATCAGGGAAGATACTGACACATTTGTCCTTTAGTTGGATGAACTCTGAGGGTAGGTTTTCGGCATTCTTCTTACACCAAGAAGTTAATAAGTTACCATCTGAGTTTGTGTTGAATTCATACAGCTTATTTTCTGATGTAATTAATAGTACAGTGTTCCTATTGGTGAAAGCGATAGCAGTAATAAAGTTCATGAGACGGATTAATGGCTTTACATGACCAGTTTCTAAATCGACCAAATCAACTGCACCACACACTCTAGAAATAACAGCCAACGATCCACCATTTACATGCAAGTGATTAACAGTGTTGATATATGGTAATTTAATGCTCGTCATTGTTTGCTGTACATCCAGTAGTTCAATTACTTGTTTTGTCTCGTCTTCATCAGATTCTAGATCCACAGTAAATAGCTCATCATCGCTTGTACAAAGAATTACTTTTGAGTTGGTAACAAATTGCACAAACTTACAGCCTGTAATTGTTAGAAGGTCATTATCTAATTTGGTAACCTTCAACTTCGTTTCTGTGGGTTGTAAGTGAAATACTTTTGTCATGGATGGTTGGCCAACAACAAGAACATCACCATTAGGTGATAAAGCACATGAAGCAATATTTTGCTCACATTTCAACACTAGCTTAGAAACTAGTTTGTAGTTCTTTTCTGCTGATAAATCATCTCCTATCTGCCAGATTTTAACGATATTCTCTTGCCATGAAACAACTAAACGCCGAGCTTGATTTATCAAAGCGTTTTTACGAAATGGAGCAACCAAGGGCATCTTTCTATAGTTACCATCTGAAAATGAGTCCAAAGGACTGATCACAAGAGATTTTTCAACGCCTCCAGATACAATGAAATCACACCCCTTGGATTGGTAGGATGCCATACATCTAATATCATTCGAATGGAAAAGCCTGTTAGAAGAGGGTGTCCATTTCATTGTACCACCTGAAGGAGCATTTGTAAACTGGTAAATTTTCCTATCAACCCCAGCACTGAAAACCTTCATGTTTGCCAGATCTGCAGTCAAACACAAAACATCTGCTTGGTGTACTTTAAAAGATTGCACAAGTGTAGCATAGCGGTGATCCCAAAACTTAACAGAACCAGTGGAATCTCCCGAAACTATTTGGTTTGTTATTGGCAAATATAGTACCGACCAAACTAGAGTTGACTCCTTTTTAGACTTATCTACTTTCATAGTATGCTGTAATCTACCTATATCTGGACTACCCACTTTCGCACACCAAATTCTTATTCTTCCATCGGAGCACCCTCCAATAACGCCTTCATCCTTGACCCAGGTCACAGCTAAAACACGGGAATTCTGTCTGGTTAGAATACGGTCATGTTCCAAGCTTCCCCTGCCTCCAGAAATGTCAATTAATACAACACTACCATTATCACAACCAACTGCTAATTTGTTATTTGATTCATTGATGGCAATTGACCAGATAACACCCGAATTACAGTCATAATTTTTTATAGGCAAACCAGTAGTAAAGTCCCACTCAGTAACAACAGTTGAACCTCCAATAGAAAATAACCTCAATGGCTCCCCAGGAACATTACACCAGCAAAGACCTTCAATGGTCCTATCCTTGCCACCTTGGAGAACAAGCTCTTGAAACCAACTATCTCTGGGGTTCCAAATCTCTATATTACCATCAGATCTTCCTAGAGCCAATCTTAAATCACTTGGTGTAAGTTTTGTTGTAGAATTATGAGAAAATGCAAGTGCGGTTATATTACCTGGAGTATATGGGACAAACCTCAACCGATGAACGGCAGTTTGATTTTTAGTCATGtttaaaaactttaaatgCCTGATCCAAATACACCAACACACAAGGTATCACACAAATTTGAGGAGTAATGAACCTTGACTACTGTTGACATTATTATTACAAGATGAGATGAGGTCTATGATGAgctgaaaattttcaaatTATCGTTACCCGGAGTTTAAAAAGAAATGTTTGGTCACGTGAGTAAAAGTATAGTAACTAAAAATTAGCATTACTGCAACTAAAAGCTTATAGGATACTCGTAAATAATCCAGAACCGTTTTGAGCGTATTGGTTGACGGtttatattattattttgTATAACCATCTAAGTCACATTGAACGAAAGGAAACGCGTTACATTTATTGATGTAACTCATCCCATCGACCACATCAACATAGAGTAGCTCAGCATTGGATGAAATGATTGCAGATGAGCACAATTATCATGATAATGAAGTGAATAAGGACATATCAGTTCATCACAAAATATTCAGGGCGATTGCTGATGTCTTTCAATCTGCTCAGAGCACTTATGCCGGTCATAGACGTCACATTGCAGTTTTAAATAAGATTCACTCGAAATGTGTGGACCAGAACTTACACGAAGCATTCAATTACTGGTTTAATAAGTTGGTAGCTAAGATTTTACCTTGTAAGAAGCAAGATCCGGTTGGAGATCGGATTTCAAAATTGGTAGCGGCTTTCATAGCTAGTAATGAGTTAACACTACAGAAACAAAGAGATGAAGGGGATTTGGATGAAAAGAAAGAACAGATTATTGGCGCATTCGTGAATCAGCTTATAAGGTTTTTGTTACGTGGGCTTGAATCGCGAGATAAACATGTACGGTATCGTTCAACTCAACTTCTGGCGGTTATTATGGACACAATGGGAGAAATAGAAGAAGAGCTTTATAATTTAGTTTTATGGTCCATGCAGAAGAGGATGTATGACAGAGAGCCCAATGTTCGGATCCAGGCTATATTCTGTCTTACAAAGTTTCAAGATGAAGAGCAAAATGCATTGGAAGACCCTGCAACATCAAAACTAATACATGCTATCCAAAATGATCCAAGTGCTGAGGTCCGGAGAGCTGCAATGCTGAACTTAGTGAATACCAAGGATACTATAAATTTTATCGTCGAACGTTATCGTGATGTTAACGGTATAAATAGGAGGTTGGTGT
This genomic window contains:
- the UTP4 gene encoding small subunit rRNA maturation protein UTP4 (Syntenic homolog of Ashbya gossypii AGR367C; Syntenic homolog of Saccharomyces cerevisiae YDR324C (UTP4)) — protein: MTKNQTAVHRLRFVPYTPGNITALAFSHNSTTKLTPSDLRLALGRSDGNIEIWNPRDSWFQELVLQGGKDRTIEGLCWCNVPGEPLRLFSIGGSTVVTEWDFTTGLPIKNYDCNSGVIWSIAINESNNKLAVGCDNGSVVLIDISGGRGSLEHDRILTRQNSRVLAVTWVKDEGVIGGCSDGRIRIWCAKVGSPDIGRLQHTMKVDKSKKESTLVWSVLYLPITNQIVSGDSTGSVKFWDHRYATLVQSFKVHQADVLCLTADLANMKVFSAGVDRKIYQFTNAPSGGTMKWTPSSNRLFHSNDIRCMASYQSKGCDFIVSGGVEKSLVISPLDSFSDGNYRKMPLVAPFRKNALINQARRLVVSWQENIVKIWQIGDDLSAEKNYKLVSKLVLKCEQNIASCALSPNGDVLVVGQPSMTKVFHLQPTETKLKVTKLDNDLLTITGCKFVQFVTNSKVILCTSDDELFTVDLESDEDETKQVIELLDVQQTMTSIKLPYINTVNHLHVNGGSLAVISRVCGAVDLVDLETGHVKPLIRLMNFITAIAFTNRNTVLLITSENKLYEFNTNSDGNLLTSWCKKNAENLPSEFIQLKDKCVSIFPDMQNKNKVWFWGASWLASLDLSIDLPVSKRKKAKKHTRDGLTINDESNFINDGAAEEEDDDLELAEEFLSKSDGSKPHGNLQLENKNSANFFFTDKYRPILFAALLSENEIAIIERPAFMVTQPPSFQQQKLRF